One segment of Setaria viridis chromosome 4, Setaria_viridis_v4.0, whole genome shotgun sequence DNA contains the following:
- the LOC117852873 gene encoding phosphatidylinositol 4-kinase gamma 5 — protein MSRNLESPVQTQMAVSALDRALSSEYPTKSRSEARVGRWKRLFVQTDTGCVLDVQLDRGDNVHTVKRRMQVALNFPTEESSLVLGDRVLKNDLSTIRNDSPLLLTKNSMHRSSSTPCMSPTGNDLQQQRDKGRSIELLVCPSRCSRTRLLVKDVAKAIRKGVDPVPVSGGLGGAYYFRNSKGQNAAIVKPNDEEPFAPNNPKGFVGKSLGQPGLKRSVRVGETCIREVAAYLLDYDNSANVPPTVLVRISHPAFHINEGVNCANKNVVEGGTQAVSKIASFQQFIPHDFDASDYGTSSFPVSAVHRIAILDIRIFNTDRHAGNLLVRKQTGAGKFGNLTELIPIDHGLCLPECLEDPYFEWIHWPQASVPFSEDELEYIENLDPVKDADMLRMELPMIHEACLRVLILSTIFLKEATAFGLCLAEIGEMMSREFTGMEDQPSELEFICMEARRLATEQDDNSSEHDSGDEDLTQFELDSEDHEIPKEPSAHQFDIKRGNSRNQLSKLDEGDDDEEEEEEEEEEEDDIEEVESDAGKLACPKPVNKWLANISKLSTSLKGVSLTDKTQRQLSAGPKVVDSVKTSKSNSNNNGSQLCNWGSANDMLPASVSFVKLADMGPEMWGLFLEKFRELLPEAFRSRKCSVTAQRAKQRLGTSCQF, from the coding sequence ATGTCTCGCAACTTGGAGAGCCCAGTGCAGACCCAGATGGCAGTTTCAGCCTTGGACCGAGCTCTTAGCAGTGAGTACCCCACCAAGAGTAGAAGCGAAGCCAGGGTAGGAAGATGGAAACGTCTCTTTGTCCAAACGGACACTGGTTGTGTCCTGGATGTTCAACTGGATCGTGGTGACAATGTGCACACTGTCAAAAGAAGGATGCAGGTGGCCCTTAATTTTCCCACCGAGGAGAGTTCTCTGGTATTAGGTGATCGTGTCCTAAAAAATGATCTCAGCACCATCAGAAATGATTCCCCATTGCTTCTCACCAAGAATTCCATGCATCGAAGCTCCTCCACACCATGCATGTCTCCTACGGGCAATGATCTCCAGCAGCAAAGAGATAAGGGTCGTTCAATTGAACTGCTAGTATGCCCAAGCCGTTGCTCTCGAACAAGGCTGCTTGTGAAGGATGTTGCTAAGGCTATAAGAAAAGGTGTGGATCCAGTACCTGTCAGTGGCGGGCTTGGTGGTGCCTACTATTTCAGGAACAGCAAAGGTCAGAATGCTGCAATTGTGAAGCCAAATGATGAGGAGCCATTTGCTCCCAACAACCCAAAAGGTTTTGTAGGGAAATCCCTTGGGCAGCCAGGCCTCAAAAGATCAGTTAGAGTTGGTGAGACTTGTATTAGAGAAGTTGCTGCCTACCTTCTGGACTATGATAACTCTGCTAATGTCCCTCCGACGGTTCTCGTTAGGATTTCTCATCCTGCGTTTCATATAAATGAAGGAGTCAACTGTGCTAACAAGAATGTTGTTGAGGGTGGTACTCAAGCTGTTAGCAAGATTGCATCATTTCAGCAGTTTATTCCTCATGATTTTGATGCCAGTGATTATGGCACCTCAAGCTTTCCTGTTTCTGCTGTCCATAGGATTGCTATTCTTGACATCAGGATCTTCAACACTGACAGACATGCTGGAAATCTGCTGGTAAGGAAGCAGACTGGAGCAGGAAAATTTGGGAATCTGACTGAGCTTATTCCTATTGATCATGGTCTCTGCCTTCCGGAGTGTTTGGAGGATCCTTATTTTGAATGGATCCACTGGCCTCAGGCATCAGTCCCATTCTCTGAGGATGAGCTCGAGTACATAGAAAATCTTGATCCAGTGAAAGATGCTGACATGCTTCGCATGGAATTGCCTATGATCCATGAAGCATGCCTGAGGGTACTAATACTCTCAACCATATTTCTGAAAGAAGCCACAGCATTTGGTCTGTGCCTTGCAGAGATTGGGGAGATGATGAGCAGGGAATTTACTGGAATGGAAGATCAGCCAAGTGAGCTAGAGTTTATCTGTATGGAGGCAAGGAGGCTAGCAACAGAACAAGATGACAATTCCTCAGAACATGACTCTGGTGACGAGGATTTAACTCAATTTGAACTCGACAGTGAAGATCATGAAATACCAAAAGAACCATCTGCCCATCAGTTTGACATTAAGCGGGGAAACTCCAGAAACCAACTGTCTAAATTGGAtgagggtgatgatgatgaagaagaagaagaagaggaggaggaggaggaagatgacattGAGGAGGTAGAAAGCGATGCAGGAAAGTTAGCTTGCCCTAAGCCTGTTAATAAGTGGCTGGCTAACATTTCGAAGCTGTCAACCTCACTGAAGGGTGTCAGTCTAACAGACAAAACCCAGCGTCAACTGTCTGCTGGTCCTAAGGTTGTGGATTCTGTGAAAACTTCAAAgagcaacagcaacaacaatgGCTCTCAACTTTGTAACTGGGGGAGTGCAAATGATATGCTCCCGGCAAGTGTGAGCTTCGTCAAGCTGGCTGACATGGGACCCGAGATGTGGGGGCTGTTCCTCGAGAAGTTCCGGGAGCTGCTGCCTGAGGCATTCCGCTCACGCAAGTGCAGCGTGACAGCGCAAAGGGCAAAGCAGAGACTGGGCACTTCTTGCCAGTTTTGA